DNA from Brachyspira aalborgi:
AAAAGTTTATAATAAAATTTTAAGTATGTTTAAAGATATATCAAAAGAATATATAAGTCATACTGATTTTAAAAATAAAATTTCGTATTGTAAAGCTATTATTAGAACGGGAGAAGCCACTCCTTACGCTAATATAATATTGCAATCCGCATGTATATTTTAATAGGACTGATTATGAATATAGAAATGAAAAATATTATAAAATCTTTTGGCGGTATAAAGGTATTAAATAACGCCGAATTTTTATTATCTAACGGAGAGATACATGCCCTTATGGGAGAAAATGGAGCAGGAAAATCTACTCTTATGAAAGTATTAACGGGAGTATATACTAAAGATTCTGGACAAATATTTATAGATAGTAAAAATATTTCATTTAATCATCCTAAAGAAGCCGAAGAATACGGAATAGTTTTTATATATCAAGAATTAAATAGTCTACTTGATATGACAGTAGAAGAAAATATATTTATTGGTAAAGAGATATATAATAAATTTGGAATTTTAGATAAAAAATCTATGCAATTAAAAGTTAAAGAAACTCTTTCTAATTTGGGAATAAATTTGAATGTAAATCAAAAATTATCCGATTTATCGGTAGGACAAAGGCAAATGGTTGAAATAGCAAAAGCTTTAATATCCGATATAAAGGTTATAATAATGGACGAGCCAACCGCCGCATTAACCAATAATGAAACGGAGCATTTATTTAAAATAATTAAATCATTAAAACAAAATGGAGTGTCAATAATTTATATTTCTCACAGAATGGAAGAAATTTTTGAATTATGCGATAGAATTACCGTAATGAGAGACGGCGAATTCATAGGAACAAAAAATATAAAAGATACTTCTATGAATGAAATTATAAATATGATGATAGGTAGAGATATTGGAGATAGATTTCCAAAAACAGAAAATAAAAAACTTGGAGTTGCTTTAGAAGTTAAATCTTTGTCTTCAAATCACTTTTTTAAGGATGTTTCTTTTAATTTACATTACGGAGAAATTTTAGGCGTATATGGGCTTATGGGAGCTGGCAGAACCGAAATTATGAAAAGTATATTTGGAGTATTGCCTATAGATAGCGGTAATATAGAAATAGAAGGTAAAAAAGCGTTTATAAAAAGTCCGCAACAAGCTATAAAAAACGGAATAGGATTTATTACCGAAGATAGAAAGACGGAAGGTTTAATGTTAAATGAAAATATAAAAAATAATGTTTCTTTAAATAATTTTAATAAAATAGTTAACGGTAATTTTTTAATAAATAATAGCAAAGAAAATTTTATAAGTTCTTTTGCAGTTAGAGATTTTAATATTAAATGCAGCGGTATTAATCATATATGCAATAATTTAAGCGGAGGAAATCAGCAAAAAGTTATATTTGCAAAATGGATAATTAGCAATCCTAAAATACTTATATTGGATGAACCGACAAGAGGAGTAGATATAGCCTCCAAAAAAGAAATATATTCCATGATGGATAATTTAGCTTCTAAAGGCATAGCAATACTTATGGTTTCTTCAGAATTACCTGAAATAATAGGCATGAGCGATAGAGTTATGGTTATACATGAGGGAAAGGTAGCTGGATTTTTAAATAGAAATGATGCAAACGAAGAAAATATTATGGTGCTTGCCACTGGAGGTTTATTATGAAAAATAAAAATATAATACAATACCTGCAGGATTACGGCTCTTTTATAGCTTTAATTTTTTTGGTTATAGTTATTGGCGCAATAAGTCCCGATTTTAGAACTGTTAATAATTTCTTATCTTTGCTTCGTCAATCCGCTATTAACGGTTTAATAGCTTTCGGTATGACTTGCGTAATTCTTACTGGCGGAATAGATTTATCGGTAGGTTCTGTTCTCGCATTAACTAGTATAATTTGCGCTCATACAATAAAAATTGGACTACCCGCTCCATTATCTATGTTAATAGCTTTAATATTTGGAATTATATTAGGAACTATAAGCGGATTAATGGTGACGAAATCAAGATTACAACCTTTTATAGCGACTCTTATCACTATGACGGGATACAGAGGATTGACAATGATTTTAAGCGGAGGTAAGCCTATTTCAAGATTGGGTAATAATTTACTTTTAAATCAAATAGGTAAAGGTTCTTTTTTAGGCATTCCTATTCCCGTATGGATATTAATTATATTTTTTGCCATATTTTTATTTGTATTAAAAAAGACAGTATTAGGCAGACAAATTTACGCTACAGGAAGCAATGCAAAAGCGGCGGAATTGGCTGGCATAAATATAAATAATATAAAATTAATAGTTTATGCCGTTTCTGGATTTATGGCTTCGTTGTCTGGTTTAATATTGGTTTCAAGGCTCGGTTCGGCTCAACCTACACTTGGCAGCGGTTATGAGCTTGACGCTATTGCAGCGGTTGCTTTAGGCGGAACAAGTATGAAGGGTGGAAGAGGAAAAATAACGGGAACTTTAATAGGAATACTTATTATAGCGGTATTAAATAACGGTTTAAATATTATAGGAGTATCTTCATACTATCAAGATGTAGTTAAAGCTTTAGTGATATTTTTAGCCGTAATTTCTGATAGAAATAGGTAGATAATAAAAATAAATATAAAAAATTTAACAAAAGGAGAATAAAAATGAAGAAAACTCTAATTATTACATTATTATCGATTCTTATTTTATCTTGCAAATCTGGAGAAAGTCAAGATAATAAGATAACGGTTGGGTTATCCGTTTCAACTTTAAATAATCCATTTTTTGTAAGTCTTTCAGACGGAGCAAAACAAAAAGCGAAAGAACTTAATATTAATTTAAGCGTAGTTAATGCTTCCGATGATACGGCAAAACAAACTAGCGACATAGAGGATTTAATTTCTAAAAATGTTCAAGTCATAATAGTTAATCCTGTAGATTCTGACGCCGTAGCTCCAGCGGTTTTAGACGCTATTAACGCTAATATTCCCGTTATAAGCGTAGATAGAGGAGTAAACGGTGTGGAAGTTACAAGTTCGATAGCTTCGGATAATGTCGCAGGAGCTAGATTGGCGGGAGAATATTTAATTGAGCTGATAGGAGAAAAATCCAAAGTCGCCGAACTTATAGGAATTCCTGGCGCTACCGCTACTATTGATAGAGGGAAAGGTTTTCATCAAGCCGTAGACGGAAAATTAAATATAGTTGCAAGTCAAACCGCTAATTTCAATAGAGCCGAAGGTTTAACCGTAATGGAAAATATACTTCAAGCTAATCCTGACTTAAAAGGAGTATTTGCTCATAATGACGAAATGGCATTAGGCGCTTTAGAAGCTATTCAATCGTTAGGAAAAAATATAGTCATTATAGGATTTGACGCTACGGACGATGCAGTTTATTCCGTAAAAATGGGAACTATGAAAGCTACAGTCGCTCAACAACCTGAACTTATGGGAGCGATAGCAGTTGAAACCGCTTTAAAAATAATAAACGGAGAAACTGTCGAAAAAACTATACCCGTAGATATTACTTTGATAAAAGAATAAAGTTAATAAATTAAACTTATCTTTATTATGGAGTAATAGTTAATTAAAAATTATTACTTCATAATAATGCCATTAAAAAGAGAGATTTAAATAATAATGAAAAAAATTTTAGTAATAGGCAGTATAAATAAAGATTTGGTAATAAACGCTCCAAGATTTCCTAAAGAAGGCGAAACAATACTTGGAAAAAGTTTTTATACTAATAATGGAGGCAAAGGCGCTAATCAGTCGGCGGCTATAGCAAAGTTAGGCGGAGATATAAGCATA
Protein-coding regions in this window:
- a CDS encoding sugar ABC transporter ATP-binding protein, yielding MNIEMKNIIKSFGGIKVLNNAEFLLSNGEIHALMGENGAGKSTLMKVLTGVYTKDSGQIFIDSKNISFNHPKEAEEYGIVFIYQELNSLLDMTVEENIFIGKEIYNKFGILDKKSMQLKVKETLSNLGINLNVNQKLSDLSVGQRQMVEIAKALISDIKVIIMDEPTAALTNNETEHLFKIIKSLKQNGVSIIYISHRMEEIFELCDRITVMRDGEFIGTKNIKDTSMNEIINMMIGRDIGDRFPKTENKKLGVALEVKSLSSNHFFKDVSFNLHYGEILGVYGLMGAGRTEIMKSIFGVLPIDSGNIEIEGKKAFIKSPQQAIKNGIGFITEDRKTEGLMLNENIKNNVSLNNFNKIVNGNFLINNSKENFISSFAVRDFNIKCSGINHICNNLSGGNQQKVIFAKWIISNPKILILDEPTRGVDIASKKEIYSMMDNLASKGIAILMVSSELPEIIGMSDRVMVIHEGKVAGFLNRNDANEENIMVLATGGLL
- a CDS encoding ABC transporter permease subunit, with the protein product MKNKNIIQYLQDYGSFIALIFLVIVIGAISPDFRTVNNFLSLLRQSAINGLIAFGMTCVILTGGIDLSVGSVLALTSIICAHTIKIGLPAPLSMLIALIFGIILGTISGLMVTKSRLQPFIATLITMTGYRGLTMILSGGKPISRLGNNLLLNQIGKGSFLGIPIPVWILIIFFAIFLFVLKKTVLGRQIYATGSNAKAAELAGININNIKLIVYAVSGFMASLSGLILVSRLGSAQPTLGSGYELDAIAAVALGGTSMKGGRGKITGTLIGILIIAVLNNGLNIIGVSSYYQDVVKALVIFLAVISDRNR
- a CDS encoding D-ribose ABC transporter substrate-binding protein, translating into MKKTLIITLLSILILSCKSGESQDNKITVGLSVSTLNNPFFVSLSDGAKQKAKELNINLSVVNASDDTAKQTSDIEDLISKNVQVIIVNPVDSDAVAPAVLDAINANIPVISVDRGVNGVEVTSSIASDNVAGARLAGEYLIELIGEKSKVAELIGIPGATATIDRGKGFHQAVDGKLNIVASQTANFNRAEGLTVMENILQANPDLKGVFAHNDEMALGALEAIQSLGKNIVIIGFDATDDAVYSVKMGTMKATVAQQPELMGAIAVETALKIINGETVEKTIPVDITLIKE